The following nucleotide sequence is from Salvia splendens isolate huo1 chromosome 2, SspV2, whole genome shotgun sequence.
GTTTCAAGTATTTTCTATAAGCTAATAGTTGAAATTGGGTTATAAATGGGTTGCCACTTCGGACAGAACCAGGGGCTggctaaattaaaaaatagttcTTGACCGAATTGGTTTGAACATTTCCTTCCGACACACGGACTTAGTTTGTTGATTAAAAGCTCCAAGCTTGTTCCAAAATTATCTAGAGATAAATAGATCAAGTAGGTGAATGCTACTTTTCTTTTTACTAGTGAAAAAGGTGCCCTTGAATTATATGCAATCAACACTTTCAATCTGTTTTGGTTAGTAAAAGCTTAAATTAACATAAATTCAGTTCTTACTTCTTTCACTGAGAAAATGGAGTGAAATGAATATGTCCACAGTAAGTACTTTCTTGGATCACCTAAAGGGCTTTTGCAAATCCTGTATCCTATCTACATCATTTTTTTTGCAAATCTTGTTCCAAACCGTTTGCATGTTTTTGCAATCAAAGCCATACTCAACAAGTGGTACCTTTCAATCTTTCATTTCCACGTTCTGATTGCAGAATATAGTGATGTTTCCGCCTATCGCTTATCTTTATCCGAAGACACGAAAGCCATTAATCAGCTGGTATGTCAATTTACCTTCGTATATCCTCTTTGTTGAATAGTTCTATAATTCTCAGTATGATTTATCTTTACCTTAGAGGCTTAGACTTTGTGAATGCAATCAGACTTTGCTCTTGCGTTTTCCACTCTGCGATTGGTTTTCCATGACTATCAACTGGTAACTTTTGTCAATGGCTGCAGAATTTGCTTGTCCGAGAAGGCAAGGAAATGGGTTCAGTGCTTTATACATATCGGAGTTGTGTTAAAGCCCTTCCACAGGTCAACTGAATCACCTTTGACCTCTAAACTacttctattttctatttttcagtCATGCTTTCTCATTGGCTGTAAATCACACTTTAGATCTACAAGACGTATCTTACAGAATCTTACCTAATAAAGGcaagaaaaaggaaattaattGTTGTCCTTACACATTTTGAGCACCATATTAAGCTAATGAATTGAATTACATTATCCTTTTGATTCCTATTTTACTtctgtttttcattttatatttgcTATAATGGATGAGAGGCTCAAGTAGGATAAATGATTTGAATGAGCTCTGTAGTTCCTTAGGGAACTTATGTTTGTATGGGTCTGATAGAGAAAACTGGTGTGTGCCACCTGTAAGTCACACTATAAAAGAATGTGCTCTTGCTCTTCATGTTTTACCTTATGACATAATATTTTAAGTGCACTCATGGCAGCTCCCAGATTCTATGAAGCAAAGTCAGGCCGACTTGTATCTGGAAACATACCAAGTTTTAGACCTAGAGATGAGCCGTTTGCGCGAAATTCAGCGATGGCAAGCATCAGCTTCATCAAAAGTATGATTTTATATTACCACCTATTTTCTTTTCATAGTTTTAGTTCTTCTTTGGAACATGAAGATGATTTATCTTCATACAGCTAGCAGCTGATATGCAACGTTTCTCAAGGCCAGAGCGGCGCATCAATGGTCCTACCATAACACATCTCTGGTTTGTTGATGGCATCATTTCTTTTTTCCCTTATCAAGTTTTTATATTTGTTCAGTTTTACTTTGTTAGAGAAAAGAAGCAAATGGAAATTTATATTGAACTCTTTGGAAGTGAAATgcaaaatacaataattataAAGATAACTGTATAAGGCCCTCTTCCCTTCTAGGAAGCCTCGGCAAAGCCGTACAATACTCTTAATCTCCCCCCTCCTTCTAACCTTAGAACACTATATATAATGGAACAATAATTAAGATTCAACAAATGATAATTAAGACTAATAAACTAGgcaattattaataataaagaCTGCATAACAGCCACTCTCTCATCATGGGTTCTGTAACTGCCATCCACTAATTCTAAGGCATGTAACTGATGTGTATCAATTGCACCACCCGTGAAAATAGCCTTGTCCACAAGGCTAAAAGGGTTCTCCAGGATCATGTGGCTCGGCGTCCACCGAtgattctttcccggcgtcgtGGAACATCTCACCGTCGTGGAACATCTCGCCGGTCTCAACATCTTCCTCCCCAACTAAAACTTGTAGAGTCTTTGGCGGACAACGATGGGTTGGACCAAACTTTAACCCACACTTAAAACAAGTTCCCGCTGCGATGTGTTTTCGAAACTCTTCGTTGGAAATACTCCTAAATGGCCGGGGGTTACGTGGTGTAAAGGTTGTAGTACCTTGTTTGGCTTGTGAAGAATTCGTCCTTGCACCCATCACCGCTAACATGTGCGCTTCCTTTTCCTTTCGTGCAACGGATGGATCTCGAGGTTGGTGTGATATCATCAATTGAGTGTTGTACTCAGAAGGATTCTCGAGAAAGACTATCCTCTTAGCCATTTGAATGGCATCCGTATAGTGGGCAATATTCGGATCTTTGATTTGCATCCGTATTTGAGGCTTAAGACCCCCCAAGAAGAAGCTCAAATATTGGCGCTCTGTAAGGTCGGGAAGTTGTGCCAATTGGCTTTCAAAAGATGATATGTAATCGTTGAGGGAGCCCACCTGTATAGTGGTATGTAAAGCTTCATACTCATCCAAGGCGACGCGCGTTCCAAATCGGATTTGGAGCTCTCGAGAGAAATCATCCCATGTTATCAACGGCGATCGTCGTAACAGGACTTGAACCCATGCCATTGCCGGACCAGCTAAGGCAATGAGGGCCACTTGTACACGACGTTCCGCAGGTGTGTTGTGCACAAGAAAATATTGGTTGGCCCTAGCGATCCATGATAACACGTCCTTGCCCTCAAAGGAGGGCAATTCCATAGATTGTTGCAAGGACAAGGGAGTGGCaagaatattatttccctcAGTTGCTGCCCCATGAGAGTTTGAGCTCCAGGAAGAACCTGAGCTGCTCAAATTCGGTCGGCTGGTATGCTGCCTGATCTCGGAGTTGATTTTCGATGGCTCCAAGGCGAGTGTTGTGTTCCTCCATCGCTTTCTCTAACCCCTCGACACGAGTCTCCATTCGTGTAGTCATTTtccacgttcaccgcaccaatttGTTAGAGAAAAGAAGCAAATGGAAATTTATATTGAACTCTTTGGAAGTGAAATgcaaaatacaataattataAAGATAACTCCTTCTAAAGAAGGCCCTCTTCCCTTCTAGGAAGCCTCGGCAAAGCCGTACAATACTCTTAATCTCCCCCCTCCTTCTAACCTTAGGACACTATATATAATGGAACAATAATTAAGACGCAACAAATGATAATTAAGACTAATAAACTAGacaattattaataataaagaCTGCATAACAGCCACTCTCTCATCATGGGTTCTGTAACTGCCATCCACTAATTCTAAGGCATGTAACTGATGTGTATCATGCTTATACTTCATGAGGGATAGCAATTTGGTTAAAAATGGGAAATTTAAGCTATTCAACGTTATATCACCTGTTTCATATGTCAGATTTATTTTTCTGGAGTAAATTCCTTTCCTGTTACTCTACTAAGGTTGGTGTTTAACTAGGTTTACCAATGATAATTTGAACATTCCTCTTTTATGTGACAAATCTGAGTGAAGTAATGCTTCTTTAGGTGTTGTTATAAAAATTGAATTCTCTATTGCGATTAACATCTAGCAATTCAACCAGTTCCTCATATTCCTGTTACTGTAGCTTGTTGACATCAGATATTGAAAAAACTCAAccttttttctatattttgtaCCTTATACCTTATCTGGAAAGGTAGTTAGCGAATTGCATGATTCATTGCAGGTCAATGCTGAAGTTACTAGATGTGTTGGTCCAACTTGATCATCTAAAAAATGCAAAGGCTAGCATTCCTAATGACTTCTCTTGGTACAAAAGGTATACCATAAATTATTCAATGGAAAAATAGTACTCGTAGTAAATTTTATGCTTGTGAGTTTTAACTGATTCTCAATTCTGGTATCTGGAAGTATTTACATTTTCTGTGCTGCAGTTACCATACAGGAGTAAAGTTATTGTGCAATATTAACGGGAAAGTAACTTAATATCTTATGTAAACAGTGCTTTAGTTTTATCCATTCTATATGctagtattttttattcatGAAATTTTGTTGAAGTGAGCTTCCCTATACATCAGTCACTATTCTCTTACATTTAGATCCTGTTTAAATACTTGTTAGAGAACATAGATTGTCACGGACTCACGGTTCTTGATTTTCCATGTCCCGTTGTCTGGATGGTGACATtgctaattaaattatgtatgtttctGACTCACAAATATAATTGTCTAATATGGGGAACATATAATTTGGAACGAAAAAgaatgaaagaaagaaagaaagagagaaagaaagaatcaaagaaTTGACAATACACTAGGTTGGTTGTTAATGTGCATTGCATTAACTGCGGTAAAAGAAAACAGATATTACTAATTTTTGAATGAGCTGTGATGGGGAATTGTTTGCTAAGCTACTTCATCATAATAAGTGCTAAACTTAAGCTGTAATCTTGCTTTAGCTTGAGTTCTTCGTTTACCATATTGATTATTTACAACATTCTCTTTTCAGTGTTCTCTTTCCACTGATTGTATTCTTCAGTATACTCTTTCATGGGTTTATATATATCTTCACAACTTTCACTAGAGTTGATTCAGTTGAAGCTGCTAAACATGCATTTGTATTTAATGATCAGGACATTCACACAAGTTAGCGTGCAGTGGCAAGATACTGATTCAATGAGGGAAGAGCTTGATGACTTACAGGTGAGAGTTCCACTCTtcattgttttgtgttttttcttaAATATTGTGAAAAAATGTGGTTTTGCTCTGATGAAATTTATTTGAGaatcttgttttttttatataaataatacgTACAATATTATGCATGTTGACAGATTTTTCTCAGTACGAGGTGGgcaattttgttgaatttgcaCGTTGAGATGTTCAGGGTCAACAAGTATCCTTCATGTCaatatttgattattttcttgttacTATATCTCCACACTTACCGTTTTAAGTTACTCCTAACATATATAGCTTGAGTCACTACCAACTATGCATACTCCATAAGAACTGTATTTCAGTTGAAGGTCCATTCTATGTTCTCTCCGTGATGTTTAAGAGATAGTACCCTGATTGAGGTTTAAAACAAAATCCTTCCATCTCTTTTACTATCTCGATGTAGATTACTCAGTAAACCCTCCTTCATTCCTAAGACAGACCTTCTAAAGAAAACATTGTATGGACTGGGCATACAAATTATTTCCTGGAAGCTCTCATGACATTTTTCTGTATATAATCTCCACATTAAGTTGTATAGAGTTATTGACAAATACTTGTATGCAGTCAATTTTTgctgataattttttttcaaatatactACTATAGCAATTCCTCGTTAATGCCATTTTCTATATTCATATTTCTATAGTTTTTTCATCGAGATTACATATTGTGTGCCTACATATGCTTTGTGAACCCCTTAACTTGCAACAGTGTTGAAGACATCCTCCAAGTTCTCATAGTTTTTGCTGTTGAGTCACTGGAGTTAAATTTTGCCCTTCTGTTTCCAGAGCGCCACATCCTTCTCCGTGTTTTGCCTGTTATTGTTGTATTGGCAGCTTCATCAGAAAAAGATAGCGAGTCTCTGTACAAGAGGGTAAAAATCAACAGATTGGTCAATATATTTAAGGTACAAAACTGTTCAGATATCTGTTGTCTGCTAGTGTTACCTATCACCTTTCCAGTTCGTTGGTATAAGATTGTAATGAATCAATCCATATTTATGTAGAATGATCCAGTCATCCCTGCATTTCCAGATCTTCATCTTTCTCCAGCTGCGATACTAAAAGAGTTGTCAACATACTTCCCAAAATTTTCGGCTCAAACTCGATTTCTCACTCTTCATTCACCCCATGAGCTGCCACCTCGTGAAGCACAAGAATATCCTTGAAATTGTATATGGATTTTTATAAGACTGATCTGATGTTTAATGTCTTGACTACTATTTCTTCTCTTATTGGAGTCATGCACTCATTTTCCAGACAAATGATTTATATGGATACATATGTTCACTAACGACATGAGTAATAGTCCCTTGACTTCATTTACTTATCAGCGTCACTTTTTAATCATCAACCACATTGGAGCAGTTCGTGCGGAACATGATGACTTCTCCATTCGTTTTGCTTCTGCCTTGAATCAggtgctctctctctctctctctctcacacacacacacatgcaaGCGAACCTACCCCCACCCCCATCCCCTCTCCTTCAGTAATTGATTTAGTGCATTTTGGTCTTCTCTTATTTCTGTCATGCTAGTATTTGTTTGATCATTTTTCCTATTTGCAGCTTGCTCTATTAAAAACAATGGATGGTGCAGGTGTGGAGTTTGCAAAGGAAGTCAAAGGAAACGTCTATGATATGGTTGTTGAAGGTTTTCAACTCCTAAGTAGATGGAGTGCACGTATTTGGGAGCAGTGTGCATGGAAATTTTCACGACCTTGCAAGGAGCCTGTTTCCACAGAGTTGCATGAGCCATCATCTTTTTCTGACTATGAGAAGGTCTTACTTGACATTTTTTTTGGTTAATCTGAAAGAAATTCAGAGTTGCATATCATTGTTCTTTCTATCCACAAGCTTGACATACAACATTGGTTTACACACTCACATCATCAGGATCTACAGAGTCCACACCTGTATGTAACTTTTGTTGGCATAAGTCAAGTGGAACCTGAAGAAATGAAACCCGAACTTTTTCCTTTGAAGTATAATAATTTCTCAAACAGAAGTGCTTAATTGTGCTGTAGGTGGTAAGATATAATTATAGTGCTGAGGAAAGAAAAGCCATGGTAGAAATTGTGAGCTACATCAAGGGAATTGGGTCATTAATGCAGAAGTCTGACACActagtggcagatgccttgtgGGAAACTGTTCATGCTGAGGTCCAAGATTTTGTGCAAAATATACTTGCCACTATGCTGCGGACTACCTTCCGTAAGAAGAAAGATCTTTCTAGGTACAAATTTCATGATCTTGATTATGTCAGACTGCTAAAAGCTTTGGTTACTCATGAGTTTTAACCTGCATTATATCATATCATAGCTATGTTGAAAATACTCCCTTGTTTCACTTCAAAATTTTGCCATCATGAAGACCTTTATTATGAAAAATTTAGCAGGTTTTTGGGCTCatcagtttgttatttgcaggaTTCTTTCTGATATGCGTACCCTTTCAGCCGATTGGATGGCAAATACAAGCAAACCTGATTCTGACATGCAAGGTTTCCAGCATGGAGGTGAAGAAAGTAGAGGAGCCTTCTTTTACCCAAGACCAGTAGCACCTACAGCTGCACAGGTTTGTGTTTTCATGACTTATTATATTGGTTTGCAGATGAATATTGCACAGCTCACATGAGTCTTTACCTAAATGGCGCTTTGTGACAGAGCATACTTTCATGTTTGGAGTAGTCAAAATAACTGCATAGTTACATTCATTTTTCCCTGTATCATGCTATCAAATGAGTTAAGAACTTTAGGTatatgaaatgactctttcattttatccatGCTTGCGTAGAGGTTGTTTGACATAACCATCCTTGCTTGTTTAATTTTAACTTTTTGAATTCTTTATGACCATGAACTAACACATAACTTTCTCCATCTCATACACCTGCCAACCCAGATCCATTGTTTACAATTCCTGATATACGAGGTGGTGTCAGGTGGAAACATGAGGAAGCCTGGTGGTCTTTTTGGCAATACTGGTTCTGAAATTCCTGTCAATGATCTAAAGCAGTTGGAAACATTCTTCTACAAGCTTGGGTTTTTCTTGCATATATTAGACTATACAGGTTTTGTTAAACATTTCCTGTTCAATTAATTCTCATCTCCTGGAACATATATTTATGGCATTGGAATCTTAATATTACTTGTAACAATTCATGAACAACTGAAAAATATCAAGTTTAGGCATTCGATATCTTTCTATGTTAAACACAACTTATTTTCAGCACCATTAATGTATACCAAATAACAGCATCTTCCTCTTTTCTTTAATGTGGTCTTTCAGAAAATCTAAATGTGTAGATGTGATTACATTATATATTTTCTAGTTATGCATGGACATTGCTGCATGTCCTGATTAATATCTTGGCCTTAATAGACGTATTGTTGATTTAGAAAAGTCAATACTCaatcattttaccttctttaCCATCATGCATTATATCACTCATTTTATAACATACAACACTATTAATTACCATGCATATCCTCGCTATACTTGGCTAACCACTGTTATGTTTTTGCAGCGACTATTGCAAACTTGACAGATCTTGGTTTCTTATGGTTCAGGGAATTCTATTTGGAATCTTCTCGGGTTATTCAGGTAAAATTCTGATGGATGTTTTGGAGAATTATAGCCTGGGATTTTTTGGTAATATTTTTCATGTACTTCGTATAAGCACCCTTTAGCACTGGTGGTGGAACATTCTCCTATATAACTTAATCGTCTTTGTCTCTGCACATTAAAATCAACTATTCAAATTATTGTGTGACTCACTCATGTTTAAATCTTTTTTTCATTCTGTGTGATCATGTTAACATATgtcctttaaaaatatttactaTAACATATGGTTCCCAAAGTTAGTCTCCAAATTTTTGCGTATTACTTGCATTCCAGCTAATCCGCTGTGAAGCAACTCTGTTTTTGTGCTTTTTTGCTCCTGGATATTAAGAGAATCTATGCATAATTTTCCTGCAGTTTCCTATTGAATGTTCCCTTCCTTGGATGCTGGTGGACCATGTAATAGAGTCTCAAAATGCTGGTCTTCTTGAGAGTGTATTGATGCCCTTTGACATCTATAATGATGCTTCTCAGCATGCACTTGTAGTTCTCAAGCAACGGTtcctttatgatgaaattgaagcAGAGGTAACTAAATATAAACAACAAGGCAAAGTAAAGAGTTTTGGGCTATGTTTATATAGTTGTACCAGTTACTATACTGCATTCAAGCATTTTGTACTGTGTTTTCTTGAACTATATTCTGCTTGAATGTGCATGCTTTAGAGAGAAGGCTTCTGTTTCCTTTTTCAGGTGGACAACTCCTTTGATATCTTTATAGCAAAATTATGCGACACCATTTTCACGTACTACAAGAGTTGGGCAGCAAGGTTTTTGCCTCAACCTTTTTACATATGGCTTTCTGGACAGATTAGTTCCCTGAAATCTAATggaaattttctttttcattttcaaagtgAGCTGCTGGACCCATCATTCCTGTTTGCCTTAGACATTGGTGAGAAGTTTTCAGTTCAGCCTATGAGATTCTCTGCATTATTAAAAATTACTAGAGTGAAGGTAAGAAAATATACACTGTATCCTCTTTGGTCAGTATGTCACTTTTCTATTGTTGAACTGATCCGTCTATCTTCTCGGTTTTTGTGTGAGGTTGGTCTCTCTGCCAGAGCGCCAGTTATATTTTACAATTGTTTTCATCATCTAGAAAACTTGAGTCCCCCTTTATGTATCTACTTTATGCTAAAATTGATTTTCCATGGTGAGCAGTTGCTTGGAAGGACCATCAACTTGAGAAGTTTGATCTCTGAAAGGCTAAACAAAATGTGTCGGGAGAATATTGAATTTCTTTTTGATAGATTTGAGTCTCAAGATATATGCGCTATTGTGGTGAGTGTTGGGTGAAAAACTTTGCATGTGTTAGCTAAATTCCCTTTCTAAATGACCACCTCGATTTCAGGAATTGGAAAAGCTCCTTGAAGTCTTGCAACTTGCTCATGAATTATTGTGCAAAGATCTAACTCTTGATTCATTTACGCTCATGTTGAGTGAGATGCAAGAGAATGTATCTCTTGTTTCTTATTCTGGCCGGCTTGCAACACAGGTAGAATTATGTGCCTATTGTTTTCAGCCATACTTCTTTCCTTTATAtgtttcttagagcatccagATTCTCTTTCTAACAAATTGTGTCAGTTGAAGGTTTCCCATTAATAACAAATAACATTGTTGCTTCTGTTCAAGGATTGCTCACCTTGTTGTCTCATGAGTCATGATTCACTTTGTCTGCCTGAGCAGTATTTTGAATGATTGAGTTTCTTATTTGACAACTTATGCTCAATTTGAAATATTGGAATATGTTAAGATAGTATTAGCAGTTGTAATTCATTTCAATATGAAGTGTTGGAATTTGTGCAATTGCAAATTTCACTTAGCATGCCTATGGATTATTGGCTAAGAGatagttaattaaattaaattcatatttcTCCATAACTCCAATATTTATGCGACATTGAAACTCATTAAGTAACCAATTGTAACTGCAAGCATTTCCATCCTCCAAATGGCAAGGGTTGATGCTACTGCATTGATTCTGGTTGATGATTGTGCCAATATGTATATCACGTCGCACATTACCGGACCATTGTTTCAATTGATGACTGCTACTACATTGATTAGcacttgtttttatttttgccTGACCATCCAGATACTGCAATTCTAACAAATTGCTTGCGTAACTTCTGGACTTTCAGATTTGGACAGAGATGCAAAATGACTTCTTACCCAACTTTATCCTGTGTAATACAACTCAGCGCTTCGTTAGATCATCAAGAGTGCCTCCTGTCCCTGTTCAAAAGCCATCAGTTCCTCAGGCAAAGCCAAACTTTTACTGTGGTACCCAAGTAAGAAATTTCAACCCGTAGCAATGAACAATTTCCTTGCCATGTAATCTCTAAATGAACTAATTCCGTAAAGCATGTGCACGATGATCATAATTTCTCGTGTTTTGAGTTATTTTAAGTGTAGGTCAAATGGTGCTTTAGTTTCATAGAGTTCTTTCGTTTCAGTTTTAATTACAAGAATCTATAAACCTGATAAAACTTGTGATCAATGTAgcatatttatttattgctaCTGCATGTATTTATACACAGACACATATACATGTTTATTGTTTGCTGTCCTTCAAAATCTAGCTTGACTATGGATGAATAATGGAATTTATCTGATTGTCCTTTTTCACTAATTTTCTTCACAATTTTTTGGTTTCTATGTATTGCTTTTATGTGTGTTTGGTGCTACTATCCTCTTCTGATTCTCTGACTCCACTTTCATGTGTTTGTGACTCGAAGGACCTAAATTCTGCACACCAGAGCTTTGCTCGATTGCACAGTGCGTTTTTTGGTATTCCTCACATGCACTCCATCATCAGACTTCTGGGGTCCAGATCATTACCATGGCTTATCCGAGCACTATTAGATCATGTGTCAAATAAGGTTTGTCTTATCCTCCTTAaacttttcttcatatttcttaGTTCATGTTGATAGGAAGTCATAAATAATCTTTTCTTCGATTTAACGGCACGATTCCATGTATGCTTGGTTGTCCTCGATTAGACAATTAGAGTTAATATGCCTTATATTATAAGTTTGATTTAAAAACACTTAATTTTATCTACTGCCGTCTTGCCTAACTGTCTTGATGACTAAAAAGATGTGATCGGTATCTAGTAGTTTACCATGTAAATGTTGACATACCATTTATAAAATCTTCTgtttatttattactacaaGTTAGTCGCATTTgatgttttttaaatttcttttgcAGATAACATCTCTTGAACCAATGATCACCGGGTTGCAAGAGGTTC
It contains:
- the LOC121786433 gene encoding protein PIR-like isoform X2; the encoded protein is MAVPVEEAIAALSTFSLEDDQPEIQGPGFWVSTERGATISPIEYSDVSAYRLSLSEDTKAINQLNLLVREGKEMGSVLYTYRSCVKALPQLPDSMKQSQADLYLETYQVLDLEMSRLREIQRWQASASSKLAADMQRFSRPERRINGPTITHLWSMLKLLDVLVQLDHLKNAKASIPNDFSWYKRTFTQVSVQWQDTDSMREELDDLQIFLSTRWAILLNLHVEMFRVNNVEDILQVLIVFAVESLELNFALLFPERHILLRVLPVIVVLAASSEKDSESLYKRVKINRLVNIFKNDPVIPAFPDLHLSPAAILKELSTYFPKFSAQTRFLTLHSPHELPPREAQDYQRHFLIINHIGAVRAEHDDFSIRFASALNQLALLKTMDGAGVEFAKEVKGNVYDMVVEGFQLLSRWSARIWEQCAWKFSRPCKEPVSTELHEPSSFSDYEKVVRYNYSAEERKAMVEIVSYIKGIGSLMQKSDTLVADALWETVHAEVQDFVQNILATMLRTTFRKKKDLSRILSDMRTLSADWMANTSKPDSDMQGFQHGGEESRGAFFYPRPVAPTAAQIHCLQFLIYEVVSGGNMRKPGGLFGNTGSEIPVNDLKQLETFFYKLGFFLHILDYTATIANLTDLGFLWFREFYLESSRVIQFPIECSLPWMLVDHVIESQNAGLLESVLMPFDIYNDASQHALVVLKQRFLYDEIEAEVDNSFDIFIAKLCDTIFTYYKSWAASELLDPSFLFALDIGEKFSVQPMRFSALLKITRVKLLGRTINLRSLISERLNKMCRENIEFLFDRFESQDICAIVELEKLLEVLQLAHELLCKDLTLDSFTLMLSEMQENVSLVSYSGRLATQIWTEMQNDFLPNFILCNTTQRFVRSSRVPPVPVQKPSVPQAKPNFYCGTQDLNSAHQSFARLHSAFFGIPHMHSIIRLLGSRSLPWLIRALLDHVSNKITSLEPMITGLQEVLPKSIGLLPFDGGVSGCVRVVQEHLNCWQSKSELKLEALRGIKEIGSILYWMSLLDIVLREVDTSQFMQTAPWLGITPGAEGQAIQFQDGEDSPIISLFKSIAVTSVSNPSFPNSSSFRVLSRQAEAADLLYKSNINAGSVLEYSLAFTSAVLDKYCTKWSVAPKTGFVDITTSKDFYRIYSGLQMEYLHEAVQVQPGHHGMLGDSVAWGGCTIIYLLGQQLHFELFDFSHQVLNVAEVEVASTTSANRNSHFLQGFEGLLEAMKKARRLNNHVFSMLKARCPLEDKQACAIRQSGAPLHRVKFENTVSAFETLPQKGA
- the LOC121786433 gene encoding protein PIR-like isoform X3 — its product is MASISFIKTDMQRFSRPERRINGPTITHLWSMLKLLDVLVQLDHLKNAKASIPNDFSWYKRTFTQVSVQWQDTDSMREELDDLQIFLSTRWAILLNLHVEMFRVNNVEDILQVLIVFAVESLELNFALLFPERHILLRVLPVIVVLAASSEKDSESLYKRVKINRLVNIFKNDPVIPAFPDLHLSPAAILKELSTYFPKFSAQTRFLTLHSPHELPPREAQDYQRHFLIINHIGAVRAEHDDFSIRFASALNQLALLKTMDGAGVEFAKEVKGNVYDMVVEGFQLLSRWSARIWEQCAWKFSRPCKEPVSTELHEPSSFSDYEKVVRYNYSAEERKAMVEIVSYIKGIGSLMQKSDTLVADALWETVHAEVQDFVQNILATMLRTTFRKKKDLSRILSDMRTLSADWMANTSKPDSDMQGFQHGGEESRGAFFYPRPVAPTAAQIHCLQFLIYEVVSGGNMRKPGGLFGNTGSEIPVNDLKQLETFFYKLGFFLHILDYTATIANLTDLGFLWFREFYLESSRVIQFPIECSLPWMLVDHVIESQNAGLLESVLMPFDIYNDASQHALVVLKQRFLYDEIEAEVDNSFDIFIAKLCDTIFTYYKSWAASELLDPSFLFALDIGEKFSVQPMRFSALLKITRVKVRKYTLYPLWSVCHFSIVELIRLSSRFLCELLGRTINLRSLISERLNKMCRENIEFLFDRFESQDICAIVELEKLLEVLQLAHELLCKDLTLDSFTLMLSEMQENVSLVSYSGRLATQIWTEMQNDFLPNFILCNTTQRFVRSSRVPPVPVQKPSVPQAKPNFYCGTQDLNSAHQSFARLHSAFFGIPHMHSIIRLLGSRSLPWLIRALLDHVSNKITSLEPMITGLQEVLPKSIGLLPFDGGVSGCVRVVQEHLNCWQSKSELKLEALRGIKEIGSILYWMSLLDIVLREVDTSQFMQTAPWLGITPGAEGQAIQFQDGEDSPIISLFKSIAVTSVSNPSFPNSSSFRVLSRQAEAADLLYKSNINAGSVLEYSLAFTSAVLDKYCTKWSVAPKTGFVDITTSKDFYRIYSGLQMEYLHEAVQVQPGHHGMLGDSVAWGGCTIIYLLGQQLHFELFDFSHQVLNVAEVEVASTTSANRNSHFLQGFEGLLEAMKKARRLNNHVFSMLKARCPLEDKQACAIRQSGAPLHRVKFENTVSAFETLPQKGA
- the LOC121786433 gene encoding protein PIR-like isoform X1; the encoded protein is MAVPVEEAIAALSTFSLEDDQPEIQGPGFWVSTERGATISPIEYSDVSAYRLSLSEDTKAINQLNLLVREGKEMGSVLYTYRSCVKALPQLPDSMKQSQADLYLETYQVLDLEMSRLREIQRWQASASSKLAADMQRFSRPERRINGPTITHLWSMLKLLDVLVQLDHLKNAKASIPNDFSWYKRTFTQVSVQWQDTDSMREELDDLQIFLSTRWAILLNLHVEMFRVNNVEDILQVLIVFAVESLELNFALLFPERHILLRVLPVIVVLAASSEKDSESLYKRVKINRLVNIFKNDPVIPAFPDLHLSPAAILKELSTYFPKFSAQTRFLTLHSPHELPPREAQDYQRHFLIINHIGAVRAEHDDFSIRFASALNQLALLKTMDGAGVEFAKEVKGNVYDMVVEGFQLLSRWSARIWEQCAWKFSRPCKEPVSTELHEPSSFSDYEKVVRYNYSAEERKAMVEIVSYIKGIGSLMQKSDTLVADALWETVHAEVQDFVQNILATMLRTTFRKKKDLSRILSDMRTLSADWMANTSKPDSDMQGFQHGGEESRGAFFYPRPVAPTAAQIHCLQFLIYEVVSGGNMRKPGGLFGNTGSEIPVNDLKQLETFFYKLGFFLHILDYTATIANLTDLGFLWFREFYLESSRVIQFPIECSLPWMLVDHVIESQNAGLLESVLMPFDIYNDASQHALVVLKQRFLYDEIEAEVDNSFDIFIAKLCDTIFTYYKSWAASELLDPSFLFALDIGEKFSVQPMRFSALLKITRVKVRKYTLYPLWSVCHFSIVELIRLSSRFLCELLGRTINLRSLISERLNKMCRENIEFLFDRFESQDICAIVELEKLLEVLQLAHELLCKDLTLDSFTLMLSEMQENVSLVSYSGRLATQIWTEMQNDFLPNFILCNTTQRFVRSSRVPPVPVQKPSVPQAKPNFYCGTQDLNSAHQSFARLHSAFFGIPHMHSIIRLLGSRSLPWLIRALLDHVSNKITSLEPMITGLQEVLPKSIGLLPFDGGVSGCVRVVQEHLNCWQSKSELKLEALRGIKEIGSILYWMSLLDIVLREVDTSQFMQTAPWLGITPGAEGQAIQFQDGEDSPIISLFKSIAVTSVSNPSFPNSSSFRVLSRQAEAADLLYKSNINAGSVLEYSLAFTSAVLDKYCTKWSVAPKTGFVDITTSKDFYRIYSGLQMEYLHEAVQVQPGHHGMLGDSVAWGGCTIIYLLGQQLHFELFDFSHQVLNVAEVEVASTTSANRNSHFLQGFEGLLEAMKKARRLNNHVFSMLKARCPLEDKQACAIRQSGAPLHRVKFENTVSAFETLPQKGA